The following proteins are encoded in a genomic region of Sebastes fasciatus isolate fSebFas1 chromosome 12, fSebFas1.pri, whole genome shotgun sequence:
- the LOC141778812 gene encoding uncharacterized protein LOC141778812, translating into MQSLKAFLSERLTAAAEEIFGAVEKTIAEYKEEISRSKDLEISRLRMQLKLLKSEPRLDRCLGAQLQQLTHHHHHHHPPPPPQQQQQHQSVPAVEPPESQPCEEDGGSSMDQEHPEPSQVKKEQQQMKSHRDFWMSHDAEQLESLESDIKDFISSPSSLKGSLHDPTLPFHPYHNNHGEDSREKPYCCSVCEKRFSNCSHLAAHIRTHTGERPYRCEICRKTFITTSALNRHQTIHTEGKHFVCNYCGKSFKWMESLGRHMRSVHKRENMPV; encoded by the exons ATGCAGTCACTGAAAGCTTTCCTCAGCGAGAGACTGACAGCAGCGGCCGAGGAGATCTTTGGAGCTGTGGAGAAGACAATAGCAGAGTACAAAGAGGAGATTTCTCGTTCAAAAGATTTAGAAATCAGTCGTCTCAGGATGCAGCTGAAGCTCCTCAAGTCAG AGCCACGGTTGGATAGATGCCTGGGAgcccagctgcagcagctcacccatcatcatcaccaccaccaccctcctcctcctcctcagcagcagcagcagcatcagtcaGTCCCTGCAGTGGAGCCTCCTGAGTCCCAGCCCTGTGAGGAGGATGGAGGCAGCAGCATGGACCAGGAGCATCCAGAGCCCTCTCAGGtgaagaaggagcagcagcagatgaagAGCCACAGAGATTTCTGGATGTCTCACGATGCAGAGCAGCTGGAAAGCCTCGAATCAGACATCAAGGACTTCATCTCATCTCCTTCCAGCCTGAAAGGAAGCCTGCATGACCCCACTTTGCCCTTCCATCCCTACCACAACAACCACGGCGAGGACAGCAGAGAGAAACCCTACTGCTGCTCAGTTTGTGAAAAGCGTTTCAGTAACTGCTCCCACCTGGCAGCTCACATCAGGACACACACAGGGGAGAGGCCTTACAGATGTGAAATATGCAGAAAGACTTTTATCACAACGAGCGCTCTGAACAGACACCAGACGATCCACACTGAAGGGAAACACTTCGTCTGCAATTACTGTGGCAAATCCTTCAAATGGATGGAGTCTCTTGGTCGGCACATGAGAAGTGTGCATAAGAGAGAGAATATGCCTGTATGA
- the tpi1b gene encoding triosephosphate isomerase B produces MSRKFFVGGNWKLNGDKKSLGELAQTMNAAKVDPNVEVVCGAPTIYLDFARTKLDAKFGVAAQNCYKVAKGAFTGETSPAMIKDCGVNWVILGHSERRHVFGESDELIGQKTAHALESGLGVIACIGEKLDEREGGITEKVVFAQTKFIADNVKDWSKVVLAYEPVWAIGTGKTASPQQAQEVHEKLRGWMKTNVSEAVANSVRIIYGGSVTGATCKELASQKDVDGFLVGGASLKPEFVEIINAKV; encoded by the exons ATGAGCAGAAAGTTCTTCGTCGGTGGAAACTGGAAGCTGAATGGAGACAAGAAGAGTCTCGGGGAGCTGGCGCAGACCATGAACGCAGCCAAGGTGGACCCCAATGTCG AGGTGGTGTGCGGTGCTCCCACAATCTACCTGGACTTCGCCAGGACCAAGCTGGACGCCAAGTTCGGCGTTGCTGCTCAGAACTGCTACAAAGTCGCCAAGGGTGCCTTCACTGGGGAGACCAG CCCTGCGATGATCAAGGACTGCGGAGTGAACTGGGTGATCCTGGGACACTCTGAGAGGCGCCACGTCTTCGGAGAGAGTGATGAG CTCATCGGTCAGAAGACAGCCCACGCTCTGGAGAGTGGTCTCGGTGTCATCGCCTGCATCGGCGAGAAGCTGGACGAGAGGGAGGGCGGCATCACCGAGAAGGTCGTCTTCGCTCAGACCAAGTTCATCGCAG ACAATGTAAAGGACTGGAGCAAAGTCGTGCTCGCTTATGAGCCTGTGTGGGCCATTGGCACCGGCAAGACTGCTTCCCCACAGCAG GCTCAGGAAGTTCATGAGAAGCTGAGGGGGTGGATGAAGACCAACGTGTCTGAGGCTGTAGCCAACTCTGTGAGGATCATCTATGGAG GCTCTGTGACCGGTGCTACCTGCAAAGAACTTGCCTCCCAGAAGGATGTTGACGGTTTCCTCGTCGGCGGAGCCTCACTCAAGCCAGAGTTTGTCGAAATCATCAACGCCAAGGTATAA